The Streptomyces achromogenes genome window below encodes:
- a CDS encoding SixA phosphatase family protein, whose protein sequence is MSVAEPRRIVLFRHAKADWPQVIDHERPLAERGRKDAAVAGRKLADTGIPIDLALCSTALRTRETWKLAVQEFPHRPKTVYEERIYEASPGELIALLNETPDDVRALVLIGHNPGIQGLADVLSGQVNGDAGERMHSRGFPAAAFAVISFDGSWKSLEPGVATLLDYWAPSE, encoded by the coding sequence ATGAGCGTCGCAGAACCCCGCAGGATCGTCCTCTTCCGCCATGCGAAAGCCGACTGGCCGCAGGTGATCGACCACGAGCGTCCGCTCGCTGAGCGGGGCCGGAAGGACGCCGCCGTCGCCGGACGCAAGCTGGCCGACACCGGTATCCCCATCGACCTGGCCCTGTGCTCCACCGCGCTCCGCACCCGGGAGACGTGGAAGCTCGCCGTCCAGGAGTTTCCGCACCGGCCGAAAACCGTCTATGAGGAGCGGATCTACGAAGCCTCGCCGGGCGAGCTGATCGCCCTGCTCAACGAAACCCCCGACGACGTGCGCGCCCTCGTCCTCATCGGCCACAACCCCGGAATCCAGGGGCTTGCCGACGTCCTGTCCGGCCAGGTGAACGGCGACGCGGGGGAGCGCATGCACAGCCGGGGCTTCCCGGCCGCCGCCTTCGCCGTCATCTCCTTCGACGGCTCCTGGAAGTCGCTGGAGCCGGGCGTCGCCACGCTGCTCGACTACTGGGCCCCCTCCGAGTAA
- a CDS encoding SGM_5486 family transporter-associated protein — protein sequence MPVLDPNPRDGQKKMLIVFGSFLAIFVIIAVIATIASP from the coding sequence ATGCCAGTGCTCGACCCGAACCCGCGCGACGGCCAGAAGAAGATGCTCATCGTCTTCGGCTCGTTCCTCGCCATCTTCGTGATCATCGCCGTCATCGCGACCATCGCCTCCCCCTGA
- a CDS encoding CynX/NimT family MFS transporter produces MMEGMASEQTRPTAPPPTRAQPTDEPSSASSRAWRTRLLVVGIVLAAVNLRPAITSLGALLEEVRDGLGMSGSVAGVLTSVPPLCFAAFGVMAPRLARRFGAGAVVCAGMAAIAAGLLARPYVGGTAGFLAASALALMGIAVSNVLMPVIVKRRFPDRVGSMTGLYSMALALGTAVAAAVTVPMTGALGGSWQTGLAVWAGLAAAAVLPWLPLVRDGDRDRDHAFGHGRGTLPGGARTAADPAPAPAPAPEGQQPPSGEHVPGRSRSRRSTAGRGSSGGRSYRGLPSSGLPSARPSAAPLRITRSRTAWALAVFFGLQATAAYITMGWMPQIFRDAGVPASTAGLLLAVTMAMGVPLAFVIPRVATRLPHQGPMVVALGTCGLVGYAGLYLAPAGGAWAWALLLGVANCAFPLALTMVGMRARTGAGVAQLSAFAQSTGYLISIPGPLLVGVLYQHSGGWGLPLALMTALMIPQTVVGVLAGRDRTVEDEAVR; encoded by the coding sequence ATGATGGAAGGCATGGCAAGCGAGCAGACACGGCCGACAGCCCCACCGCCCACCCGTGCGCAGCCCACGGACGAGCCGTCGAGCGCCTCCTCGCGCGCGTGGCGGACACGGCTCCTCGTGGTCGGCATCGTGCTCGCCGCCGTCAATCTGCGTCCCGCCATCACCAGCCTCGGCGCGCTCCTCGAAGAGGTCCGCGACGGGCTCGGCATGAGCGGCAGCGTGGCCGGAGTCCTCACCTCCGTGCCCCCGCTCTGCTTCGCCGCCTTCGGCGTCATGGCCCCCCGTCTCGCCCGCCGCTTCGGGGCCGGTGCGGTCGTGTGCGCGGGCATGGCCGCCATCGCCGCCGGACTGCTCGCGCGCCCCTACGTCGGCGGCACCGCCGGCTTCCTCGCCGCCAGCGCCCTCGCCCTCATGGGCATCGCCGTCAGCAACGTCCTGATGCCGGTCATCGTCAAGCGCCGTTTCCCGGACCGGGTCGGCTCCATGACCGGCCTGTACTCGATGGCCCTCGCCCTCGGCACCGCCGTGGCCGCCGCCGTCACGGTGCCCATGACCGGGGCGCTGGGCGGCAGTTGGCAGACCGGCCTCGCGGTGTGGGCGGGCCTGGCGGCGGCGGCCGTCCTGCCGTGGCTGCCACTGGTCCGCGACGGCGACCGCGATCGCGACCACGCCTTCGGCCACGGCCGCGGCACGCTCCCCGGCGGCGCGCGGACGGCTGCGGATCCCGCCCCCGCACCGGCCCCGGCTCCGGAAGGGCAGCAGCCGCCGTCCGGCGAGCACGTGCCGGGTCGGTCCCGGTCCAGGCGGTCGACGGCCGGCAGGGGGTCGTCGGGCGGCCGCTCGTACCGGGGTCTCCCGTCCTCCGGTCTCCCGTCGGCCCGGCCCTCCGCCGCTCCGCTGCGCATCACCCGCAGCCGGACCGCCTGGGCGCTCGCCGTCTTCTTCGGTCTCCAGGCCACCGCCGCCTACATCACCATGGGCTGGATGCCGCAGATCTTCCGGGACGCGGGCGTGCCGGCGAGCACTGCGGGACTGCTGCTCGCCGTCACGATGGCGATGGGCGTGCCGCTGGCCTTCGTCATACCGCGCGTTGCCACCCGGCTGCCGCACCAAGGCCCGATGGTGGTCGCGCTCGGCACCTGCGGTCTCGTCGGATACGCCGGCCTGTACCTGGCTCCCGCCGGCGGCGCCTGGGCCTGGGCCCTGCTGCTCGGCGTCGCCAACTGCGCCTTCCCGCTGGCGCTCACCATGGTCGGGATGCGCGCCAGGACCGGTGCGGGCGTGGCCCAGCTCTCCGCCTTCGCCCAGAGCACCGGCTACCTCATCTCCATCCCGGGTCCGCTGCTGGTCGGAGTGCTCTACCAGCACAGCGGCGGCTGGGGCCTGCCCCTCGCGCTCATGACGGCGCTGATGATCCCGCAGACGGTCGTCGGCGTCCTGGCGGGCCGAGACCGCACGGTGGAGGACGAGGCCGTCCGCTGA
- a CDS encoding FadR/GntR family transcriptional regulator yields MPLSHPRRSALSEQVIAALRAQITSGEWPVGARIPTEPELVEQLGVARNTVREAVRALAHNGLLDIRQGSGTYVVATSELAGVMHRRFADADPGHIAELRATLESSAAKLAAVRRTEKDLKQLDALLLRREEAWESGDAETFVTADTTFHLAVVAASHNDVMTAMYADLGEVLRDWLREDVGAELTPETYMDHTRLVDAIRAGEAEAAAVEAAGYPLACRPGRFTSPPG; encoded by the coding sequence ATGCCCCTGAGCCATCCCCGTCGCTCGGCGCTGTCCGAGCAGGTCATCGCCGCACTGCGTGCCCAGATCACCTCGGGCGAGTGGCCGGTCGGCGCGCGCATCCCCACCGAACCGGAGCTGGTCGAGCAGCTGGGCGTCGCGCGCAACACGGTCCGCGAGGCCGTCCGGGCGCTGGCGCACAACGGGCTGCTGGACATCCGGCAGGGTTCGGGCACCTACGTCGTGGCGACCAGCGAGCTGGCGGGCGTGATGCACCGCCGCTTCGCCGACGCCGACCCCGGGCACATCGCCGAACTGCGCGCCACGCTGGAGTCGAGCGCGGCGAAACTGGCGGCCGTACGGCGCACCGAGAAGGACCTCAAGCAGCTGGACGCGCTCCTGCTGCGGCGCGAGGAAGCGTGGGAGTCCGGCGACGCGGAGACGTTCGTGACGGCCGACACGACCTTCCACCTGGCCGTCGTGGCGGCCTCCCACAACGACGTCATGACGGCCATGTACGCGGACCTCGGCGAGGTGCTGCGCGACTGGCTGCGGGAGGACGTGGGCGCCGAGCTCACGCCGGAGACGTACATGGACCACACCCGGCTGGTGGACGCGATCCGCGCGGGCGAGGCGGAGGCGGCCGCCGTCGAGGCGGCCGGCTACCCGCTGGCGTGCCGGCCCGGCCGGTTCACCTCGCCCCCCGGCTGA
- the fabI gene encoding enoyl-ACP reductase FabI: MSGILEGKRVLITGVLMESSIAFHTAKLAQEQGAEIILTAFPRPTLTERIAKKLPKPTKVIELDVTNDEHLGRLADIVGEELGGLDGVVHSIGFAPQDALGGNFLNTPFESVATAMHVSAYSLKSLTMACLPLMQNGGSVVGLTFDASFAWPQYDWMGPAKAALEATSRYMARDLGKQNIRCNLVSAGPIGSMAAKSIPGFAELASVWDDRSPLEWDLKDPEPAGRGVVALLSDWFPKTTGEIVHVDGGLHAIGA; encoded by the coding sequence ATGAGCGGAATTCTCGAGGGCAAGCGCGTCCTGATCACCGGTGTGCTGATGGAGTCCTCCATCGCCTTCCACACCGCCAAGCTGGCCCAGGAGCAGGGCGCCGAGATCATCCTGACCGCGTTCCCGCGGCCCACGCTGACCGAGCGCATCGCCAAGAAGCTCCCCAAGCCCACCAAGGTCATCGAGCTCGACGTCACCAACGACGAGCACCTCGGCCGTCTCGCGGACATCGTGGGCGAGGAGCTCGGCGGCCTCGACGGCGTCGTGCACTCCATCGGCTTCGCGCCGCAGGACGCCCTCGGCGGCAACTTCCTCAACACGCCGTTCGAGTCGGTCGCCACGGCCATGCACGTCTCGGCGTACTCCCTGAAGTCGCTCACCATGGCCTGCCTGCCGCTGATGCAGAACGGCGGCTCGGTCGTCGGACTCACCTTCGACGCCTCGTTCGCGTGGCCGCAGTACGACTGGATGGGTCCCGCCAAGGCCGCTCTCGAGGCCACCAGCCGCTACATGGCGCGCGACCTGGGCAAGCAGAACATCCGCTGCAACCTGGTCTCCGCAGGCCCGATCGGCTCGATGGCCGCCAAGTCCATCCCGGGCTTCGCCGAGCTGGCGTCCGTCTGGGACGACCGCTCGCCCCTGGAGTGGGACCTCAAGGACCCCGAGCCGGCCGGCCGCGGCGTCGTCGCCCTGCTGAGCGACTGGTTCCCCAAGACGACCGGCGAGATCGTCCACGTGGACGGCGGCCTGCACGCCATCGGAGCCTGA
- the fabG gene encoding 3-oxoacyl-[acyl-carrier-protein] reductase — MSRSVLVTGGNRGIGLAIARAFADAGDKVAITYRTGEPPAALTELGCLAVKCDITDSEQVEQAYKEIEAEHGPVEVLIANAGVTKDQLLMRMSEEDFTSVVDTNLTGTFRVVKRANRGMLRAKKGRVVLISSVVGLYGSPGQANYAASKAALVGFARSLARELGSRNITFNVVAPGFVDTDMTKVLSDEQRAGIVSQVPLGRYAQPQEIAAAVRFLASDDASYITGAVIPVDGGLGMGH; from the coding sequence TTGAGCCGCTCGGTTCTCGTCACCGGAGGAAACCGGGGCATCGGCCTCGCCATCGCCCGCGCGTTCGCCGACGCCGGCGACAAGGTCGCCATCACCTACCGCACGGGCGAGCCGCCGGCGGCCCTGACGGAATTGGGCTGCCTCGCCGTCAAGTGCGACATCACCGACTCCGAGCAGGTGGAGCAGGCCTACAAGGAGATCGAGGCCGAGCACGGCCCCGTCGAGGTCCTGATCGCCAACGCCGGCGTCACCAAGGACCAGCTGCTGATGCGGATGTCCGAGGAGGACTTCACCTCGGTCGTCGACACCAACCTGACCGGCACCTTCCGCGTGGTCAAGCGCGCCAACCGCGGCATGCTGCGCGCCAAGAAGGGGCGCGTCGTGCTCATCTCCTCGGTGGTCGGACTGTACGGCTCGCCGGGGCAGGCGAACTACGCCGCCTCCAAGGCCGCCCTGGTCGGCTTCGCGCGCTCCCTCGCCCGTGAGCTGGGGTCCCGCAACATCACCTTCAACGTCGTCGCGCCCGGCTTCGTCGACACCGACATGACCAAGGTGCTCAGCGACGAGCAGCGCGCGGGCATCGTCTCGCAGGTCCCGCTCGGCCGGTACGCGCAGCCGCAGGAGATCGCCGCGGCGGTGCGGTTCCTCGCCTCGGACGACGCCTCGTACATCACTGGAGCCGTCATCCCCGTTGACGGCGGACTGGGAATGGGTCACTGA
- a CDS encoding TldD/PmbA family protein — translation MPHEINESFLALPLHALADAALARARALGAEHADFRFERVRSASWRLRDAKPAGSSDTTDLGYAVRVVHGGTWGFASGVDLTMDAAARVASQAVAMAKLSAQVIKAAGSDERVELADEPVHADRTWISSYEIDPFTVPDEEKAALLADWSTRLLAANGINHVDASLLTVHENKFYADTAGTVTTQQRVRLHPAVNAVSVDESSGEFDSMRTVAPPVGRGWEYLTGTGWDWDDELARIPELLAEKMRAPSVDPGLYDLVVDPSNLWLTIHESIGHATELDRALGYEAAYAGTSFATFDQLGTLRYGSELMNVTGDRTAEHGLATVGYDDEGVAGQSWDLVKDGTLVGYQLDRRIAKLTGFERSNGCAFADSPGHVPVQRMANVSLRPDPAGMSTEDLIGSVDRGIYVVGDRSWSIDMQRYNFQFTGQRFFRIENGRITGQLRDVAYQATTTDFWGSMAAVGGPQTYVLGGAFNCGKAQPGQVAAVSHGCPSALFKGVNILNTTQEAGR, via the coding sequence GTGCCCCACGAGATCAACGAGTCATTCCTCGCACTGCCACTACACGCCCTCGCCGACGCCGCGCTCGCACGCGCGCGGGCGCTGGGTGCGGAGCACGCGGACTTCCGGTTCGAGCGGGTGCGCAGCGCGTCCTGGCGGCTGCGGGACGCCAAGCCCGCCGGGTCCTCGGACACCACCGACCTCGGGTACGCGGTGCGGGTGGTGCACGGCGGCACCTGGGGGTTCGCGTCCGGCGTGGATCTGACGATGGACGCCGCGGCCCGGGTCGCCTCGCAGGCGGTGGCGATGGCCAAGCTGTCCGCGCAGGTGATCAAGGCCGCCGGCTCGGACGAGCGGGTCGAGCTGGCCGACGAGCCGGTGCACGCGGACAGGACGTGGATCTCGTCCTACGAGATCGACCCGTTCACCGTGCCGGACGAGGAGAAGGCGGCGCTGCTCGCGGACTGGAGCACGCGGCTGCTGGCGGCGAACGGCATCAACCACGTGGACGCCTCGCTGCTGACCGTCCACGAGAACAAGTTCTACGCCGACACGGCCGGGACGGTGACCACCCAGCAGCGGGTGCGGCTGCACCCGGCGGTGAACGCGGTGTCGGTCGACGAGTCCAGCGGCGAGTTCGACTCGATGCGCACCGTCGCGCCTCCCGTGGGACGCGGCTGGGAGTACCTCACCGGCACCGGCTGGGACTGGGACGACGAGCTGGCCCGCATCCCGGAGCTGCTCGCCGAGAAGATGCGCGCGCCGAGCGTGGACCCGGGGCTGTACGACCTGGTCGTCGACCCGTCCAACCTGTGGCTGACCATCCACGAGTCCATCGGGCACGCCACCGAGCTGGACCGCGCCCTCGGCTACGAGGCCGCCTACGCCGGCACCTCCTTCGCCACCTTCGACCAGCTCGGCACGCTGCGCTACGGCTCGGAGCTGATGAACGTCACGGGCGACCGCACCGCCGAGCACGGCCTGGCGACCGTCGGGTACGACGACGAGGGCGTCGCGGGCCAGTCCTGGGATCTGGTGAAGGACGGCACGCTCGTCGGCTACCAGCTGGACCGGCGGATCGCGAAGCTCACCGGATTCGAGCGCTCCAACGGCTGCGCGTTCGCCGACTCCCCCGGACATGTGCCGGTGCAGCGCATGGCCAACGTGTCGCTGCGGCCGGATCCTGCCGGGATGTCCACCGAGGACCTCATCGGCAGCGTCGACCGGGGCATCTACGTCGTCGGCGACCGCTCCTGGTCCATCGACATGCAGCGCTACAACTTCCAGTTCACCGGGCAGCGGTTCTTCCGGATCGAGAACGGGCGGATCACCGGGCAGCTGCGGGACGTGGCCTACCAGGCGACGACCACCGACTTCTGGGGCTCGATGGCGGCGGTGGGCGGTCCGCAGACGTACGTCCTCGGCGGCGCCTTCAACTGCGGCAAGGCCCAGCCGGGCCAGGTGGCGGCGGTGTCGCACGGTTGTCCGTCGGCCCTGTTCAAGGGCGTCAACATTCTGAACACCACGCAGGAGGCCGGTCGATGA
- the tyrS gene encoding tyrosine--tRNA ligase, with the protein MTDIVDELTWRGLVALSTDEDALRKAFADGPVTFYCGFDPTAPSLHLGNLVQILTMRRIQQAGNRPLGLVGGATGLIGDPKPNAERVLNAPEVVAQWVERLRAQIAPLLDFEGPNAAVMVNNLDWTQGLSAIEFLRDVGKHFRVNKMIAKEAVSRRLNSDAGISFTEFSYQILQGMDFLELYRRYGCTLQTGGSDQWGNLTSGTDLIHRVEPDAVVHALGTPLITKADGTKFGKTESGTVWLDPEMTTPYAFYQFWLNADDRDVSKFLRIFSFRSRAEIEELERQTEERPQARAAQRALAEELTTLVHGPDQTAAVVAASRALFGQGELGDLDARTLAAALSEVPHIQVAELGPVVDLFAEVGLVASKSAARRTVKEGGAYVNNVKVTAEDAVPAAEELIHGRWLVLRRGKKNLAAVEVTG; encoded by the coding sequence GTGACGGACATCGTCGACGAACTGACGTGGCGAGGGCTGGTCGCCCTCTCCACGGACGAGGACGCATTGCGCAAGGCGTTCGCGGACGGTCCTGTCACGTTCTATTGCGGCTTCGACCCGACCGCGCCCAGCCTGCACCTCGGCAACCTCGTGCAGATCCTGACGATGCGCCGCATCCAGCAGGCGGGCAACCGTCCGCTGGGCCTGGTCGGGGGCGCCACCGGCCTGATCGGCGACCCTAAGCCGAACGCGGAGCGCGTGCTGAACGCGCCCGAGGTCGTCGCCCAGTGGGTGGAGCGGCTGCGCGCGCAGATCGCGCCGCTGCTCGACTTCGAGGGCCCGAACGCGGCCGTCATGGTCAACAACCTGGACTGGACCCAGGGCCTGTCGGCCATCGAGTTCCTGCGCGACGTCGGCAAGCACTTCCGGGTGAACAAGATGATCGCCAAGGAGGCCGTCTCCCGGCGGCTCAACTCCGACGCGGGCATCAGCTTCACCGAGTTCAGCTACCAGATCCTGCAGGGCATGGACTTCCTGGAGCTGTACCGGCGGTACGGGTGCACCCTGCAGACCGGCGGCAGCGACCAGTGGGGCAACCTCACCTCGGGCACCGATCTGATCCACCGGGTCGAGCCCGACGCCGTGGTGCACGCCCTGGGCACCCCGCTGATCACCAAGGCGGACGGCACGAAGTTCGGCAAGACGGAGTCCGGCACGGTCTGGCTGGACCCCGAGATGACGACGCCGTACGCGTTCTACCAGTTCTGGCTGAACGCGGACGACCGGGACGTCTCGAAGTTCCTGCGCATCTTCAGCTTCCGGTCCCGTGCCGAGATCGAGGAGCTGGAGCGGCAGACCGAGGAGCGGCCGCAGGCCCGCGCCGCACAGCGCGCGCTGGCGGAGGAGCTGACGACGCTGGTCCACGGCCCCGACCAGACGGCCGCGGTGGTCGCCGCGTCCAGGGCCCTCTTCGGTCAGGGCGAGCTGGGCGACCTCGACGCGCGGACGCTGGCCGCGGCCCTCTCCGAGGTGCCGCACATCCAGGTCGCGGAGCTCGGACCGGTCGTGGACCTGTTCGCCGAGGTCGGCCTGGTGGCCAGCAAGTCGGCGGCGCGGCGGACCGTCAAGGAGGGCGGGGCCTACGTGAACAACGTCAAGGTCACGGCCGAGGACGCGGTGCCGGCGGCGGAGGAGCTCATCCACGGGCGGTGGCTGGTGCTGCGTCGCGGGAAGAAGAACCTCGCCGCCGTGGAGGTCACCGGCTGA
- a CDS encoding GlsB/YeaQ/YmgE family stress response membrane protein, producing MGWLWAIIVGFVLGLIAKAIIPGKQHSPLWLTTIFGMLGAIVGNAVARAAGVESTPGIDWSRHVFQLIAAIIIVALGDMLYMATLGKRKHHRA from the coding sequence ATGGGCTGGTTGTGGGCGATCATCGTCGGATTCGTGCTGGGCCTGATCGCGAAGGCGATCATCCCGGGCAAGCAGCACAGCCCTCTCTGGCTGACCACCATCTTCGGCATGCTGGGCGCGATCGTGGGCAACGCGGTCGCCCGTGCGGCGGGCGTCGAGTCCACGCCCGGCATCGACTGGAGCCGGCACGTGTTCCAGCTGATCGCCGCCATCATCATCGTCGCTCTCGGCGACATGCTCTACATGGCGACGCTGGGCAAGAGGAAGCACCACCGCGCCTGA
- a CDS encoding DUF3099 domain-containing protein — translation MRKQGGGGNAQVFRITGARQGLQDDVRGRQRRYIISMSVRTVAVILAATLWNVERHVAVVALVLGLVLPYIAVVVANAGRENVPSLPSTFVGVPVRPMITPPRADDGSAQSAPEEEGFAEPRREEPAPGRAERQP, via the coding sequence ATGCGGAAGCAGGGTGGCGGCGGGAACGCCCAGGTGTTCCGGATCACCGGCGCACGCCAGGGGCTCCAGGACGATGTGCGGGGCCGCCAGCGGCGCTACATCATCTCGATGTCGGTCCGCACGGTGGCGGTGATCCTGGCGGCGACCTTGTGGAACGTGGAACGGCATGTGGCCGTGGTGGCGCTGGTCCTGGGCCTGGTGCTGCCCTATATCGCGGTGGTGGTCGCCAACGCCGGCCGGGAGAACGTGCCTTCGCTTCCCTCGACGTTCGTCGGCGTGCCTGTGCGGCCCATGATCACGCCGCCGCGCGCCGACGACGGCTCCGCTCAGTCCGCCCCCGAAGAGGAGGGCTTCGCGGAACCCCGCCGGGAGGAACCGGCGCCCGGTCGGGCTGAGCGGCAGCCGTGA
- the moaA gene encoding GTP 3',8-cyclase MoaA, producing MLIDTYGRVATDLRVSLTDRCNLRCTYCMPEEGLQWLAKPDLLTDDEIVRLIDIAVTSLGIEEVRFTGGEPLLRPGLVGIVERVAAMEPRPQTSLTTNGIGLRRTAPALKAAGLDRVNVSLDTLRPDVFKTLTRRDRHKDVLEGLEAAREAGLTPVKVNSVLMPGLNQDEAPDLLAWAVENDYELRFIEQMPLDAQHGWKREGMVTAGDILASLRTRFELTAEGEQERGSAPAERWLVDGGPHRVGVIASVTRPFCAACDRTRLTADGQVRTCLFAREETDLRAALRSGAPDEEIAGIWRLAMWGKKAGSGLDDPSFLQPDRPMSAIGG from the coding sequence GTGCTCATCGACACCTACGGCCGAGTGGCCACCGACCTGAGGGTCTCGCTCACCGACCGGTGCAACCTGCGCTGCACCTACTGCATGCCCGAGGAGGGCCTGCAGTGGCTGGCCAAGCCCGACCTCCTCACGGACGACGAGATCGTCCGCCTCATCGACATCGCGGTCACCTCCCTCGGCATCGAGGAGGTCCGCTTCACCGGCGGCGAGCCCCTGCTGCGCCCCGGCCTGGTCGGCATCGTCGAGCGGGTCGCCGCGATGGAGCCCCGCCCCCAGACCTCCCTCACCACCAACGGCATCGGGCTGCGCCGCACCGCCCCGGCCCTCAAGGCGGCCGGCCTGGACCGGGTCAACGTCTCCCTCGACACCCTGCGCCCCGACGTCTTCAAGACCCTGACCCGCCGGGACCGTCACAAGGACGTCCTCGAGGGCCTCGAAGCCGCCCGCGAGGCCGGCCTGACCCCGGTGAAGGTGAACTCGGTGCTGATGCCGGGCCTCAACCAGGACGAAGCGCCCGACCTGCTGGCCTGGGCCGTCGAGAACGACTACGAGCTGCGCTTCATCGAGCAGATGCCGCTGGACGCTCAGCACGGCTGGAAGCGCGAGGGCATGGTGACGGCCGGGGACATCCTGGCCTCCCTGCGCACCCGCTTCGAGCTCACCGCCGAGGGCGAGCAGGAACGTGGCTCGGCCCCGGCCGAACGCTGGCTGGTGGACGGCGGCCCGCACCGCGTGGGCGTCATCGCCTCCGTCACCCGCCCGTTCTGCGCCGCCTGCGACCGCACCCGCCTGACGGCCGACGGCCAGGTCCGCACCTGCCTCTTCGCCCGCGAGGAGACGGACCTGCGGGCGGCCCTGCGCTCCGGCGCCCCCGACGAGGAGATAGCCGGCATCTGGCGCCTGGCGATGTGGGGCAAGAAGGCGGGCTCCGGTCTGGACGACCCGAGTTTCCTGCAGCCGGACCGGCCCATGTCGGCGATCGGCGGCTAG